Proteins encoded within one genomic window of Prauserella marina:
- the ectB gene encoding diaminobutyrate--2-oxoglutarate transaminase: MSIFETLESEVRSYSRGWPVVFDRAQGSWLYSEDGKGYLDFFAGAGALNYGHNNPVLKKALIDYISRDGVTHALDMYTVAKRDFLEALSETILKPRSMEYKVIFPGPGGANAVEAALKLARKVTGRESVINFTNAFHGMTLGALSVTGNSMKRGGAGIPLVHATPMPYDRYFDGAYPDFLYFERLLEDSGSGLNEPAAVIVETVQGEGGINAARLEWLQGLSELCKRHGILLILDDVQMGCGRTGPFFSFEEAGIEPDMICLSKSISGYGLPMAITLIKPELDVWSPGEHNGTFRGISPAFVTAAEALRTYWSDDALEKSTKAKGERVGSVFKELVETYPSAELVAKGRGLARGLEFTSGEVAGKVCAAAFDRGLLMETSGPDGEVVKLLPSLTTTEAEVDQGLEIISESVKAVLSH; this comes from the coding sequence GTGAGCATCTTCGAAACGCTCGAATCGGAAGTGCGGAGCTACAGCCGAGGCTGGCCCGTGGTGTTCGATCGAGCGCAAGGCAGTTGGCTCTACTCGGAAGACGGTAAAGGTTACCTTGACTTCTTCGCCGGTGCCGGTGCGCTCAACTATGGCCACAACAATCCGGTGCTGAAAAAGGCGCTGATCGATTACATTTCCCGTGACGGCGTCACTCACGCGCTCGACATGTACACCGTCGCGAAGCGCGATTTCCTCGAAGCGCTCAGCGAGACGATTCTCAAGCCGCGCTCCATGGAATACAAGGTCATTTTCCCTGGCCCCGGTGGCGCGAACGCGGTCGAGGCGGCGCTCAAGCTCGCTCGCAAGGTGACCGGCAGGGAGTCGGTCATCAACTTCACCAACGCGTTCCACGGCATGACCCTCGGCGCGCTCTCGGTGACCGGGAACTCGATGAAGCGGGGCGGCGCCGGTATTCCGCTCGTGCACGCGACCCCGATGCCGTACGACCGCTACTTCGACGGCGCCTACCCCGACTTCCTGTACTTCGAGCGATTGCTTGAGGACTCGGGAAGCGGTCTGAACGAGCCTGCCGCGGTCATCGTGGAGACCGTTCAGGGTGAGGGCGGCATCAACGCGGCGAGGCTGGAGTGGTTGCAGGGCCTTTCCGAGCTGTGCAAGCGGCACGGCATCCTGCTCATTCTCGACGACGTCCAGATGGGCTGTGGGAGGACGGGGCCGTTCTTCAGCTTCGAGGAAGCCGGCATCGAGCCGGACATGATCTGCCTTTCGAAGTCGATCAGTGGCTATGGCCTTCCGATGGCGATCACGCTGATCAAGCCCGAGCTCGACGTGTGGTCGCCCGGCGAGCACAACGGCACCTTCCGCGGGATCAGCCCCGCGTTCGTGACCGCCGCGGAAGCGCTGCGTACCTACTGGAGCGACGACGCGCTGGAGAAGTCGACGAAGGCCAAGGGCGAGCGCGTCGGGAGCGTCTTCAAGGAGCTCGTCGAGACGTATCCCTCCGCAGAGCTGGTCGCCAAGGGCAGGGGACTGGCGAGGGGACTGGAGTTCACCAGCGGCGAGGTCGCGGGCAAGGTGTGTGCGGCTGCTTTCGATCGTGGCCTGTTGATGGAGACGTCGGGACCCGACGGAGAGGTCGTCAAGCTGCTTCCCTCGCTGACGACGACGGAAGCCGAAGTCGATCAAGGACTGGAGATCATCTCCGAATCGGTCAAGGCCGTACTCTCCCACTGA
- the ectA gene encoding diaminobutyrate acetyltransferase, producing the protein MSGKHSMRANGDNQSADGAGSAGHVVIESPSKADGAALWRIARDSKKLDLNSSYAYVLWCLDFADTSVVARVDGKTVGFVIGYRRPAVADAALVWQVAVDDSQRGRGLAGKMLDALFARLADEGVRYLDTTITPDNEASIRLFESFAKRWEATLERSPLLAADDFPDTHEREDLFHIGPLKRA; encoded by the coding sequence ATGTCCGGAAAGCACTCAATGCGTGCCAACGGCGATAATCAATCGGCGGATGGTGCTGGCTCTGCTGGTCACGTCGTGATCGAATCGCCTTCAAAAGCAGACGGCGCCGCGCTATGGCGAATAGCACGTGATTCGAAAAAGCTGGATCTCAACTCGTCTTACGCTTACGTGCTGTGGTGTCTTGATTTCGCGGACACCTCGGTTGTCGCGAGAGTCGACGGAAAAACTGTGGGCTTCGTCATCGGCTACCGCAGGCCCGCTGTCGCCGACGCGGCGCTGGTATGGCAGGTCGCCGTCGATGACAGTCAGCGAGGACGAGGGCTCGCGGGCAAGATGCTCGATGCCCTTTTCGCGCGCCTCGCGGACGAGGGAGTGCGGTACCTCGACACGACGATCACGCCCGACAACGAGGCTTCGATCCGGTTGTTCGAGTCATTCGCCAAGCGCTGGGAAGCCACGTTGGAACGCTCGCCGCTACTTGCGGCCGACGATTTTCCGGATACGCATGAGCGGGAAGACCTATTTCATATCGGTCCACTCAAGCGTGCCTGA
- a CDS encoding glycerophosphodiester phosphodiesterase family protein: protein MAATVTLVTASVAGVIVGTTALGRGTPEAVEATEAARQPNRGHAIVTAHRGSPGLAPEETVASYRQALSEGADVLEGDVQLTADGELVLVHDDTLERTTDVETVFPERAPWRVGQFTLAELKRLDAGSWFHPRFAGERVPTVAELLRTNRGKVGLTLELKAPENSEGVATKLARELKAAGLADGAVLRSGAYRVMVHSRDEGALKEFHRTAPKVQLAVLTGGRMLDDAELDRLADWTIGVFAHPRVTGAADVERAHSRGLRVISDPVDSPSQIEMASLQGYDWIVTNFPSTARRVTEGKKPFPHANGIVVDHVFPNPSGDDVQPETGEHVTLRNATRKPIDVSGYHLRDQATNLLRIGEGYVLRPGSLLRVYVGPGTNTGDAYYNGLTTGFLNNTGGDTVSVYDPRHKLLDSFSYIVP from the coding sequence GTGGCGGCAACTGTAACACTCGTCACGGCGTCCGTCGCGGGGGTGATCGTCGGAACGACCGCGCTCGGCCGCGGTACTCCCGAGGCCGTCGAAGCAACCGAAGCCGCACGGCAACCGAACCGGGGCCACGCCATCGTCACCGCGCACAGAGGCTCACCAGGTCTGGCGCCGGAGGAGACCGTCGCGAGTTACCGGCAGGCACTGTCGGAAGGCGCCGATGTCCTCGAAGGAGACGTCCAGCTCACGGCTGACGGCGAACTGGTCCTCGTTCACGACGACACTCTGGAACGTACGACCGACGTCGAAACCGTCTTTCCCGAACGCGCACCGTGGCGAGTCGGCCAGTTCACCCTCGCCGAGCTCAAACGACTCGACGCCGGATCGTGGTTCCACCCCAGGTTCGCCGGAGAACGCGTTCCCACCGTCGCCGAACTGCTGCGGACCAACAGGGGAAAGGTAGGGCTCACCCTTGAGCTGAAGGCGCCGGAGAACAGCGAGGGCGTCGCGACGAAACTCGCGAGGGAACTGAAGGCGGCCGGACTCGCCGACGGTGCCGTGCTGCGTTCCGGCGCCTACCGCGTCATGGTGCACTCGCGCGACGAGGGAGCGCTCAAGGAATTCCACCGGACCGCGCCCAAGGTGCAGCTCGCGGTGTTGACCGGGGGCAGGATGCTCGACGACGCCGAGCTCGACCGGCTGGCGGACTGGACGATCGGGGTCTTCGCGCATCCGAGGGTCACCGGCGCCGCCGACGTCGAAAGGGCACACTCGCGTGGCCTGCGCGTGATCAGTGACCCCGTCGACAGTCCATCCCAGATCGAGATGGCCTCCCTACAGGGCTACGACTGGATCGTGACGAACTTCCCCTCGACCGCACGAAGGGTCACCGAGGGCAAGAAGCCCTTCCCCCACGCGAACGGCATCGTCGTGGACCACGTGTTCCCCAATCCGAGCGGTGACGACGTGCAGCCGGAAACCGGCGAGCACGTGACCCTGCGCAACGCCACCCGCAAGCCGATCGACGTCAGCGGCTACCACCTTCGCGACCAGGCGACGAATCTGCTGCGCATCGGTGAGGGATACGTGCTGAGGCCAGGCAGCCTGCTGCGGGTGTACGTCGGGCCGGGAACCAACACCGGCGACGCCTACTACAACGGGTTGACGACGGGATTCCTCAACAACACCGGCGGCGACACCGTTTCCGTGTACGACCCGCGGCACAAGCTGCTCGACAGCTTCTCCTACATCGTGCCCTGA
- a CDS encoding winged helix-turn-helix transcriptional regulator: protein MKKRSYTCGLDAAIDVMGGKWKGLILFWLGEGPLRFGELRRTVSGISERVLILQLRELEASGLVHREVHHQVPPKVEYSLTDFGRSLITALAPLGEWGEENMDRLEALP, encoded by the coding sequence ATGAAGAAGCGGAGCTACACCTGCGGGCTCGACGCCGCGATCGACGTCATGGGAGGCAAGTGGAAGGGGCTGATCCTCTTCTGGCTCGGCGAAGGACCGCTGCGATTCGGGGAGTTGCGCCGGACGGTGTCCGGGATCAGCGAGCGGGTGCTGATCCTGCAACTCCGGGAGCTGGAGGCAAGCGGCCTGGTGCACCGCGAGGTCCATCATCAGGTGCCGCCGAAGGTGGAGTATTCGCTGACCGACTTCGGTCGCTCGCTCATCACCGCACTCGCTCCGCTCGGTGAGTGGGGCGAGGAGAACATGGACCGGCTTGAGGCACTTCCGTGA
- a CDS encoding NAD(P)-dependent oxidoreductase, which produces MTGQHPVTVIGLGSMGTALAEAFVDAGHPTTVWNRTAAKAAPLVARGALHARTMNKAITASPLVITCLTSYEDTIDAMGPAAAALEGRALVALNSGSPAAARNMAEWAHGHGARYLDGAVKNVPSAVGAKDTLLYYGGDESVFTEFESTLRVLGGDTVHLGAEVDLAALYEMAVGSTLLPALVGFFQGAAAMQARGLTAASMVRYSAKWFEMISAILPGFAEEIDSGDYGKAASSVNLFHSSIAQDEEFAKEANLDTAWHKPFHDLLERAVEAGHGNHSISALTEVLKSRTA; this is translated from the coding sequence ATGACCGGGCAACACCCCGTGACGGTGATCGGACTCGGCTCGATGGGCACGGCACTCGCCGAGGCATTCGTCGATGCCGGACACCCGACCACCGTCTGGAACAGAACCGCCGCGAAGGCCGCGCCGCTGGTGGCCAGAGGCGCTCTTCACGCGCGCACGATGAACAAGGCGATCACGGCGAGCCCGCTGGTCATCACCTGCCTGACCTCGTACGAGGACACCATCGACGCCATGGGGCCCGCGGCTGCCGCGCTCGAAGGGCGCGCGCTGGTGGCGCTCAACAGCGGCTCACCGGCCGCGGCGAGGAACATGGCCGAATGGGCGCACGGACACGGCGCGCGCTACCTCGACGGGGCGGTCAAGAACGTGCCATCCGCGGTTGGCGCCAAAGACACCCTGCTCTACTACGGCGGCGACGAGAGTGTCTTCACCGAGTTCGAATCGACGCTGCGAGTGCTCGGTGGCGACACCGTCCACCTCGGCGCGGAGGTGGACCTCGCCGCGCTGTACGAGATGGCGGTGGGAAGCACGCTGCTACCAGCGCTCGTCGGCTTCTTCCAGGGTGCCGCCGCCATGCAAGCCCGCGGCCTCACGGCGGCTTCGATGGTCAGGTACAGCGCGAAGTGGTTCGAGATGATCAGTGCGATCCTTCCCGGATTCGCCGAGGAGATCGACAGCGGTGACTACGGCAAAGCCGCCTCCTCCGTGAACCTCTTCCACTCCTCCATCGCCCAGGACGAGGAGTTCGCGAAGGAGGCAAATCTCGACACGGCCTGGCACAAGCCTTTTCACGACCTCCTCGAACGCGCCGTCGAAGCAGGTCACGGCAACCACAGCATCTCCGCGTTGACGGAAGTTCTCAAAAGCCGGACGGCCTAG
- a CDS encoding SgcJ/EcaC family oxidoreductase, whose amino-acid sequence MSTDIETQSTQGDIAAIKKVVAIAEHAQNNELPDEFLSLFRHDAIWTTGGGKRLYGLDAIATFTRQVLPGGAVRCG is encoded by the coding sequence ATGAGCACCGACATCGAAACGCAGTCCACCCAAGGCGACATCGCGGCGATCAAAAAGGTCGTAGCCATCGCCGAGCACGCACAGAACAACGAGCTCCCCGACGAGTTCCTCAGCCTGTTCAGGCACGACGCGATCTGGACAACAGGCGGGGGCAAACGACTTTACGGCCTCGACGCGATCGCGACCTTCACCCGCCAGGTGCTTCCCGGCGGGGCAGTCCGCTGTGGGTGA
- a CDS encoding VOC family protein has translation MSPLAVTLPIADRHRAMDFYRDVLGFDPIGEPAEDGVPEPLSFRLGEGVELTLIPTGGFGWVLGEREVAERGVSECLFTMTVADEAEVVEVIERVRQAGGEVLGEPASRPWGYEATCTDLDGHVWQVLAAPAT, from the coding sequence ATGTCCCCGCTCGCCGTCACCCTCCCCATCGCCGACCGCCATCGCGCGATGGACTTCTACCGCGACGTTCTCGGCTTCGACCCGATCGGGGAGCCTGCCGAGGACGGCGTTCCCGAGCCATTGAGTTTTCGGCTCGGGGAGGGCGTCGAACTGACGCTCATTCCGACGGGAGGCTTCGGCTGGGTGCTCGGCGAGCGCGAAGTCGCGGAGCGCGGGGTCAGTGAATGCCTGTTCACCATGACGGTCGCTGACGAGGCCGAGGTCGTCGAGGTCATCGAGCGGGTGCGGCAAGCGGGTGGCGAAGTTCTCGGTGAGCCTGCCTCGCGGCCGTGGGGCTACGAGGCCACGTGCACCGACCTCGACGGCCATGTGTGGCAGGTGCTCGCCGCCCCCGCGACGTGA
- a CDS encoding SRPBCC family protein, with the protein MTDKPDNAEVVRRAVGTRPLADGLGRVLSISRVYDTDIDDLWEACTDPARLRRWFLPVTGELRLGGRYHLEGNASGTVERCDPPNGFSATWEYDGTSWIDVALTTESEGRTRFDLVHIAPETEHWEQYGPGAAGIGWDISLLRLAVHLSGSEVEPEEEWAATEGGRRFMLEAGDSWCEADVVAGTDPAVAEAAAERTKAAYAGS; encoded by the coding sequence ATGACTGACAAGCCCGACAACGCCGAAGTCGTCCGCCGCGCGGTTGGTACGCGCCCACTCGCCGACGGACTGGGCCGGGTGCTCTCGATCAGCAGGGTGTACGACACGGACATCGACGACCTGTGGGAAGCGTGTACCGACCCCGCCCGCCTTCGCCGCTGGTTTCTCCCCGTGACGGGTGAACTCCGGCTTGGCGGTCGCTATCACCTCGAAGGCAACGCCAGCGGCACGGTCGAGCGGTGCGATCCGCCGAACGGGTTCTCCGCGACGTGGGAATACGACGGCACGAGCTGGATCGATGTCGCCCTGACCACCGAGTCCGAAGGCCGGACCCGGTTCGACCTCGTGCACATCGCTCCCGAGACCGAGCATTGGGAGCAGTACGGTCCTGGCGCGGCCGGTATCGGTTGGGACATCAGCCTCCTTCGGCTGGCCGTTCACCTTTCCGGAAGCGAGGTCGAACCGGAAGAGGAGTGGGCGGCCACGGAAGGAGGTCGCCGGTTCATGCTGGAGGCAGGCGACAGCTGGTGCGAGGCCGACGTCGTCGCCGGTACCGACCCTGCCGTCGCCGAAGCCGCCGCCGAGCGGACCAAAGCCGCCTACGCAGGCAGTTGA
- a CDS encoding ArsR/SmtB family transcription factor, protein MHAFDVLGDPVRRRILELLADGEQTSGAITAIVRQEFGISQSGVSQHLRVLRDNGFTTVRAQGTRRLYAVDTASLQEADLWLNQFRRFWNQHLDALATEVARGKRRRRDTTEAKQGRSDPHD, encoded by the coding sequence GTGCACGCGTTCGACGTTCTCGGTGACCCGGTGCGCCGCCGGATACTGGAACTGCTCGCCGACGGCGAGCAGACCTCGGGTGCGATCACCGCTATCGTGAGACAGGAATTCGGAATCTCCCAGTCGGGAGTGTCGCAACACTTGAGAGTGTTGCGGGACAACGGTTTCACGACCGTGCGTGCACAAGGAACCCGTCGTTTGTATGCGGTCGACACCGCATCCCTGCAAGAGGCCGACCTGTGGCTGAACCAGTTCCGCAGGTTCTGGAACCAACACCTCGACGCACTCGCCACCGAGGTCGCGAGAGGAAAACGGCGACGGCGCGACACCACGGAAGCCAAGCAAGGCAGGAGTGACCCCCATGACTGA
- a CDS encoding HhH-GPD-type base excision DNA repair protein: protein MAKNLHLTGDADADKLLSDDPFALLTGMLLDQQVAMEVAFAGPKKIADRMGGFSVTRIAESDLDSFVELCVEKPAIHRYGGSMGKRVHALAQYIVDNYGGKTEAIWQEGKPDGKEVLKRLKALPGYGDQKARIFLALLGKQRGVSPDGWREAAGAYGEDGSRRSIADVTGPESLAEVRAFKKAAKAAAK, encoded by the coding sequence ATGGCCAAGAACCTCCACCTGACCGGCGATGCCGACGCCGACAAACTGCTGAGCGACGACCCGTTCGCCCTGCTCACCGGAATGCTGCTCGATCAGCAGGTCGCCATGGAGGTGGCCTTCGCCGGCCCGAAGAAGATCGCCGACCGGATGGGCGGTTTCAGCGTCACCAGGATCGCCGAGTCCGATCTCGACAGCTTCGTGGAGTTGTGCGTCGAGAAACCTGCCATCCATCGGTACGGCGGTTCGATGGGCAAGCGGGTCCACGCGCTGGCCCAGTACATCGTCGACAACTACGGCGGCAAAACAGAAGCGATCTGGCAGGAAGGCAAGCCCGACGGCAAGGAGGTCCTCAAGAGACTGAAAGCCTTGCCCGGCTACGGCGACCAGAAAGCACGGATCTTCCTCGCGTTACTCGGTAAGCAGCGCGGAGTCAGTCCGGACGGCTGGCGCGAGGCCGCCGGTGCCTACGGCGAGGACGGCTCCCGGCGTTCGATCGCCGACGTGACCGGCCCCGAATCGCTCGCCGAGGTCCGCGCGTTCAAGAAGGCGGCCAAAGCGGCGGCGAAGTAG
- a CDS encoding dihydrofolate reductase family protein gives MGQLVVVNFVSLDGVIQAPLSSDEDRDGGFSHGGWVTPYSDATVAEYMRTTTTNAEGLLLGRRSYDILTEAWSGADESEKAVEAMNRMPKYVVTRSHRALAWNNSFRLDDDLPSAVNGLKRRLDGELVSFGSGTLIRALAEHDLIDEYRLLLFPVTLGSGKRMFGEAGQPSRFTLTGTTTTPSGVVILSYANSA, from the coding sequence ATGGGGCAACTGGTCGTCGTCAACTTCGTCAGCCTCGACGGGGTGATCCAGGCACCACTGTCGTCTGACGAGGACAGGGACGGCGGTTTCTCCCATGGCGGCTGGGTCACCCCCTACAGCGACGCCACGGTCGCCGAGTACATGCGCACAACGACGACCAACGCCGAGGGCCTGCTGCTGGGCAGGCGTTCCTACGACATCCTCACCGAAGCCTGGTCAGGAGCCGACGAGAGCGAAAAGGCCGTCGAGGCTATGAACCGCATGCCGAAATACGTGGTCACCCGCTCTCACCGCGCCCTCGCCTGGAACAACTCGTTCCGCCTCGATGACGACCTGCCCTCCGCCGTCAACGGCCTCAAACGACGACTCGACGGGGAACTCGTCAGCTTCGGCTCCGGCACCCTCATCCGGGCTTTGGCCGAACACGACCTCATCGACGAGTACCGGCTCCTGCTGTTCCCCGTCACGCTCGGATCCGGCAAGCGCATGTTCGGCGAGGCCGGGCAACCCTCACGATTCACCCTGACGGGCACCACGACCACTCCCAGTGGCGTGGTGATCCTCAGTTACGCGAACTCCGCCTGA
- a CDS encoding mycothiol transferase has product MGSVELLTDAFGRIAESVNGAVDGLDADALSYRIDEEANSIAWLVWHLSRVQDDHIADVAGLEQVWTAKGWADRFALDLPVEDTGYGHTSDQVAAVKVDSPKLLSGYHDAVFRQTVDYVSGLDDADLDLIVDEYWDPPVTLGVRLISVIGDDLQHAGQAEFIRGIVLR; this is encoded by the coding sequence ATGGGAAGTGTGGAGTTGTTGACGGACGCCTTCGGGCGGATCGCGGAGAGCGTCAACGGGGCGGTCGACGGCTTGGACGCGGACGCGTTGAGCTATCGGATCGACGAGGAAGCCAACTCGATCGCATGGCTCGTCTGGCACCTCAGCAGAGTGCAGGACGACCACATCGCCGACGTCGCGGGACTGGAGCAGGTCTGGACGGCGAAGGGCTGGGCCGATCGGTTCGCGCTCGACCTGCCTGTCGAGGACACCGGGTATGGGCACACGAGCGATCAGGTCGCCGCAGTGAAGGTCGATTCGCCGAAGCTGCTCAGCGGTTACCACGATGCGGTGTTCCGGCAGACCGTCGACTACGTGAGCGGGCTCGACGACGCCGACCTCGATCTGATCGTGGACGAGTACTGGGACCCGCCCGTCACATTGGGAGTCCGGCTGATCAGCGTGATCGGCGACGATCTCCAGCATGCCGGGCAGGCGGAGTTCATCAGGGGCATCGTGTTGCGCTGA
- a CDS encoding glyoxalase superfamily protein — protein sequence MDYRIELIGIPVSDVDKAKAFYADQVGFHVDHDHQVNENLRFVQLTPPGSACSICFGTGIVDDLPVGSVKSVTLVVDDADAAHDELASRGVAVTPVDDQPWGRFVFFSDPDGNTFALQQLPSR from the coding sequence ATGGATTACCGAATCGAGCTCATCGGCATCCCTGTGTCCGATGTGGACAAAGCAAAGGCGTTCTACGCCGACCAGGTCGGCTTTCACGTCGACCACGACCACCAAGTGAACGAAAACCTGCGGTTCGTGCAGCTCACCCCGCCGGGCTCGGCCTGCTCGATCTGCTTCGGGACCGGCATCGTCGACGACCTGCCTGTCGGCTCGGTCAAGAGCGTGACCCTCGTTGTCGACGACGCCGACGCGGCACACGACGAGCTGGCAAGCAGGGGCGTTGCGGTCACTCCGGTCGACGACCAGCCGTGGGGAAGGTTCGTGTTCTTCTCCGACCCCGACGGCAACACCTTCGCATTGCAGCAACTGCCGTCGAGGTAG